From one Orcinus orca chromosome 10, mOrcOrc1.1, whole genome shotgun sequence genomic stretch:
- the TDGF1 gene encoding teratocarcinoma-derived growth factor 1, protein MASQAGLPCFQNIFLEQAWHPNAQATKKAQALDTRTSLPVSPRPTPHPWRRLCFLPVSLANSGLGHCELARPSQGDLALRDDGLQSREEPAIRHRPSQFVPSMGIQNSKELNRTCCLNGGTCMLGSFCACPPSFYGRNCEHDLRKENCGSVPHDTWLPRKCSMCKCWHGQFRCFPQPFLPGCDGHVTDEHLTASGTPELALSACAFMLPGICLAIQSYY, encoded by the exons ATGGCCTCCCAGGCCGGACTGCCAtgtttccagaacattttcctaGAGCAGGCCTGGCACCCCAATGCGCAGGCCACCAAGAAGGCGCAGGCCCTGGACACTCGCACCTCGCTGCCCGTCTCCCCTcgccccacaccccacccctggcGCCGGCTCTGCTTCCTTCCAGTCTCACTTGCAAATTCAG GATTGGGCCACTGTGAACTTGCCCGTCCATCACAGGGAGACCTGGCCCTCAGAGACGACGGCCTTCAGTCCCGGGAGGAGCCTGCAATTCGTCATCGGCCTTCCCAGTTTGTACCATCCATGGGAATCCAGAACA GTAAGGAGCTAAACAGAACCTGCTGTCTGAATGGGGGAACCTGCATGCTGGGGTCCTTTTGTGCCTGCCCCCCCTCTTTCTATGGACGGAACTGTGAGCATGACTTGCGCAAAGA GAACTGTGGATCTGTGCCCCATGACACCTGGCTGCCCAGAAAGTGTTCCATGTGTAAATGCTGGCACGGCCAGTTCCGCTGCTTTCCTCAGCCTTTCCTACCTGGTTGTG ATGGCCATGTGACGGATGAGCACCTCACAGCTTCCGGGACTCCAGAATTAGCGCTGTCTGCATGTGCTTTTATGCTGCCTGGCATCTGCCTTGCTATACAAAGTTATTATTAA